One Anopheles marshallii chromosome 3, idAnoMarsDA_429_01, whole genome shotgun sequence genomic region harbors:
- the LOC128714315 gene encoding adenylate kinase isoenzyme 6 homolog has protein sequence MMVLPNILVTGTPGTGKSELCQQLTKTLGFQWQNVSEIVSVNKFVEEYDEEFECPVLDEDRLLDYLEPLMKQGGCVVEYHSSDFFPERWFAAVFVVRCSTALLYDRLQAREYNDRKIKSNMECEIFQIPLDEARDAYRKDIVFELTSDTKQDLDANVERVRDWLEQWKALLNKS, from the exons ATGATGGTACTGCCAAACATTTTGGTAACGG GTACCCCAGGCACAGGAAAATCGGAACTATGTCAGCAGCTAACCAAAACGCTCGGCTTCCAGTGGCAAAACGTAAGCGAAATCGTGAgtgtaaacaaatttgttgAGGAGTACGACGAGGAATTCGAATGTCCGGTATTGGATGAGGACCGATTGCTGGACTATCTAGAACCGCTGATGAAACAGGGCGGTTGTGTGGTAGAATACCACAGTTCTGACTTTTTCCCGGAGCGCTGGTTTGCGGCCGTGTTTGTCGTACGTTGTTCAACCGCTTTGCTTTACGATCGGTTGCAGGCGCGTGAGTACAACGATCGCAAGATTAAATCGAACATGGAGTGCGAAATCTTCCAGATTCCACTGGATGAAGCTAGGGACGCCTATCGGAAAGACATAGTTTTCGAGCTAACTAGCGATACAAAGCAGGACCTAGATGCTAATGTGGAGCGCGTGCGCGACTGGTTAGAACAGTGGAAGGCGTTACTCAATAAATCGTAA
- the LOC128712602 gene encoding uncharacterized protein LOC128712602 — protein sequence MAKNLTLPAPLDHHYCRSPGPSSVLVDKHITSSEMEEQNETEGCQSPLRSLSSIGDRITTLDDVEANLYALTKLVTNVAAEVRLIFNVVCGGSDTVQRSLEFSRIENEEAFKEFDDKLRNNSIYMAEIVTKFLHLLKLVNDIDRRLCIMLDLVFDRAFLTLCSWTGAGIGRSKICFKEFEHVICLFKIVGGNSFIRVTDELIKSFFQKKLNNGKSRLIQMETSEASRKRKILE from the exons ATGG ccaaaaatttaactttaccTGCGCCATTAGACCACCACTACTGTCGAAGCCCGGGACCGTCATCAGTATTGGTAGACAAACACATTACCTC atCTGAAATGGAAGAACAAAATGAGACCGAAGGATGTCAATCACCATTGCGATCGCTTTCATCGATCGGTGACAGAATTACCACGCTAGACGATGTTGAGGCCAACCTCTATGCTTTAACTAAATTAGTTACCAACGTAGCAGCAGAAGTTCGTCTCATATTTAATGTAGTTTGTGGTGGATCGGACACTGTGCAAAGAAGTTTAGAGTTTTCGAGAATAGAGAATGAAGAAGCTTTTAAAGAGTTCGACGATAAGTTAAGAAACAATAGCATATACATGGCGGAAATTGTAACCAAATTTCTACACTTGCTTAAGCTGGTAAATGATATTGATCGTAGACTATGTATTATGTTGGATTTGGTTTTCGACAGGGCTTTTCTTACCTTGTGCAGCTGGACAGGGGCAGGAATTGGAAGATCTAAGATATGTTTCAAAGAATTTGAACATGTGATATGTTTGTTCAAAATCGTAGGCGGAAATAGCTTTATTCGGGTAACTGATGAATTGATTAAAAGCTTTTttcagaaaaagttaaataacgGCAAATCCCGACTTATTCAAATGGAAACATCAGAGGCATCAAGAAAGCGTAAAATATTGGAATAG